In the Gossypium arboreum isolate Shixiya-1 chromosome 10, ASM2569848v2, whole genome shotgun sequence genome, one interval contains:
- the LOC108487855 gene encoding uncharacterized protein LOC108487855, which yields MCSYSSNTVERALKNYSELISYLLVAQQNNELLMKNHGIRPTGTAPLPEVNVTVHNKYGNEKYKSRDHGRSGRRGRRRTNNCYHGVHNSGISNHQKKNSNEGQERGGQNNPSKVIENLCYRCGMKGHWAHTCRTPEHLVKLYQASIRGKKNNIETNFISKNDEMEEKEEGDVIYGLNNITDLDVIDFFENH from the coding sequence ATGTGCTCCTACAGTAGCAATACTGTGGAAAGGGCTTTAAAAAATTATTCTGAATTGATTTCATATCTTTTAGTGGCTCAACAAAATAATGAGTTGTTGATGAAAAACCATGGAATTCGTCCCACTGGTACTGCACCACTGCCTGAAGTGAATGTTACAGTACACAATAAATATggaaatgaaaaatataaaagtcgTGATCATGGACGTAGTGGGAGACGTGGTCGAAGACGTACTAATAACTGCTATCATGGTGTTCATAATAGTGGTATTTCTAACCACCAGAAAAAGAATAGCAATGAAGGACAAGAAAGAGGTGGTCAAAATAATCCTTCAAAGGTTATTGAGAATTTATGTTACCGATGTGGTATGAAGGGCCATTGGGCACATACCTGTCGTACGCCTGAACATTTAGTGAAACTTTATCAAGCCTCTATTAGAGGGAAGAAAAATAATATTGAGACAAATTTTATAtccaaaaatgatgaaatggaggagAAAGAGGAGGGTGATGTAATTTATGGCCTTAATAATATAACTGACCTTGATGTGATAGATTTCTTTGAGAATCATTAG